The Candidatus Woesearchaeota archaeon region GTTTCAAACCATCTTCTTTGAACCAAAGCAATTTCTAAGACGATAAATTCTTCAAAGAAAGATTCTAAATACCCTTAAATTAAGGACGTGGGCTCAGAGACCTTATTTTTGCTTGTTTTAAGCTAAAACCGCCATAAAAATAGAAACATTTAAATAAGAAGCATAGTTTTTAACCAATATCAAAATTAATTTTATTAATCAATTATTGCGAGGAGATCATAAAATGGCACGAAAAGTAAACATAATCCCAAAAGCACCTGTTGCTCGTATTATCATGAATGCAGGAGCTAAAAGAGTTAGTGCAGATGCAGTTGATGCTTTTGCAGACGTTCTTCAAGAAATAGCTGAAAGTATTGGAACTCAAGCAGTTAGAATTTCCAAACACAGTGGAAGAAAAACTGTTCAAGAAG contains the following coding sequences:
- a CDS encoding histone family protein; protein product: MARKVNIIPKAPVARIIMNAGAKRVSADAVDAFADVLQEIAESIGTQAVRISKHSGRKTVQEGDIKLASKQ